A region of Massilia sp. WG5 DNA encodes the following proteins:
- a CDS encoding family 20 glycosylhydrolase produces the protein MKHVPLTALALVAALFAPVAPAVAQAPAALKHEAAPQGVASASKLQLRWELQRNLFSAQAPHGRSQARLILGNHDSQPLPAQGWSLYFNCVGRPEFGELASGLVLDQVAGDLFRLRPGPRFAGVAPGQTLDIVYYYPGLVIKLAKAPIGPYLVYDAAPDIGVAIQDFALLPVTRPEQLDRGSSGARPVVTPLDTYRANTRADLLPAAELPPVLPTPLQLRSGAGRLVLAARPTVQAPAALQNEAALARSLFPSALPAGGPLLKLGIGKVPGQASPEAYSLRIRADRGIDIVGNSAAGVAYGLQTLRELLPLPGASEPALDEASIVDAPRFAYRGFQLDVARNFHGKQTVFKWLDLMARYKLNTFHFHLTDDEGWRLEIAGLPELTAIGAVRGHSATPGLRLQPAYGSGPDPRDPSGSGYFSRADYIEILRHAAARHITVIPEIEMPGHSRAAVQAMEARYRRLKAAGRKDADKYLLNDFADRSSYSSAQYFTDNVINPGLDSTFTFIEHVVAQVAALHREAGVPLRTIHMGGDELPDGAWERSPASLARMRREGLESSADLWDYFYERVDDILRRHGLTASGWEELAARKTRLAGRSLLIPNPRFTRRGFQAWVWNNTRGAEDFAYRLANAGYDIVLAPVGSMYMDMSYNPNPEEPGVNWNDYIELDKVYDFIPFDMLKNAGAAERIGKDGLTDYGKRRVRGLEATLFSETVRDPARIDYLVMPRLLAVAERAWAPDPAWATEQDPLRAAALHRKAWSGFVNALGQRVLPRLDLERPDLAYRIAPPGLMLDGEQVLVNHVLPGMTLRYTSDGSEPTAASQAVTGPIGERGMIRVAAFDRNGRRGLVASIDRR, from the coding sequence TTGAAGCATGTTCCCCTGACGGCGCTGGCCCTGGTCGCCGCGCTGTTCGCGCCGGTCGCGCCTGCGGTCGCGCAGGCGCCCGCCGCGCTGAAACACGAAGCGGCTCCGCAGGGCGTCGCCAGCGCAAGCAAACTGCAGCTGCGCTGGGAACTGCAGCGCAATCTGTTCAGCGCGCAGGCGCCGCACGGGCGCTCGCAAGCGCGCCTGATCCTCGGCAACCACGACAGCCAGCCTTTGCCGGCGCAGGGCTGGTCGCTGTACTTCAATTGCGTGGGCCGTCCGGAATTCGGCGAACTGGCCAGCGGCCTGGTCCTGGACCAGGTGGCCGGCGACCTTTTCCGCCTGCGCCCGGGGCCGCGCTTCGCCGGCGTCGCGCCGGGCCAGACGCTGGACATCGTCTACTATTACCCGGGCCTGGTCATCAAGCTGGCCAAGGCGCCGATCGGCCCCTACCTGGTCTACGATGCCGCGCCCGACATCGGCGTGGCGATCCAGGACTTCGCGCTGCTGCCGGTCACGCGCCCCGAACAGCTGGACCGCGGTAGCAGCGGCGCCAGGCCGGTGGTCACGCCGCTGGACACCTATCGCGCCAACACGCGCGCCGACCTGCTGCCCGCCGCCGAGCTGCCGCCGGTGCTGCCGACGCCGCTGCAACTGAGGTCCGGCGCCGGCCGGCTAGTGCTGGCGGCGCGGCCGACCGTGCAGGCACCGGCTGCACTGCAGAACGAAGCGGCGCTGGCGCGTTCGCTGTTCCCGTCGGCCCTGCCGGCAGGCGGCCCGCTGCTCAAGCTCGGCATCGGCAAGGTGCCGGGCCAGGCCTCGCCCGAAGCCTACAGCCTGCGCATCCGTGCCGACCGCGGCATCGACATCGTCGGCAACAGCGCGGCCGGCGTCGCCTACGGCCTGCAGACCCTGCGCGAGCTGCTGCCGCTGCCCGGCGCAAGCGAGCCGGCCCTGGACGAGGCGAGCATCGTCGATGCCCCGCGCTTCGCCTACCGCGGCTTCCAGCTCGATGTGGCCCGCAATTTCCACGGCAAGCAGACGGTGTTCAAGTGGCTCGACCTGATGGCGCGCTACAAGCTCAACACCTTCCACTTCCACCTGACCGACGACGAAGGCTGGCGCCTGGAGATCGCCGGCCTGCCGGAGCTGACCGCCATCGGCGCGGTGCGCGGGCACAGCGCGACACCGGGCCTGCGCCTGCAGCCGGCCTACGGTTCCGGTCCGGATCCGCGTGACCCCAGCGGTAGCGGCTACTTCAGCCGCGCAGACTACATCGAGATCCTGCGCCATGCGGCGGCGCGCCACATCACGGTGATCCCGGAAATCGAGATGCCCGGCCACTCGCGCGCCGCCGTGCAGGCGATGGAGGCGCGCTACCGCCGGCTCAAGGCGGCGGGGCGCAAGGATGCGGACAAGTACCTGCTGAACGACTTCGCTGACCGGTCGAGCTACAGCTCGGCGCAGTACTTCACCGACAACGTCATCAACCCCGGCCTCGATTCGACCTTCACTTTCATCGAGCACGTGGTCGCGCAGGTCGCGGCGCTGCACCGGGAGGCCGGCGTGCCGCTGCGGACCATCCACATGGGCGGCGACGAGCTGCCGGACGGCGCCTGGGAGCGCTCGCCAGCCAGCCTCGCGCGCATGCGCAGGGAAGGGCTGGAGAGCAGCGCCGACCTGTGGGACTATTTTTACGAGCGCGTCGACGACATCCTGCGCAGGCACGGCTTGACGGCATCGGGTTGGGAAGAACTGGCCGCGCGCAAGACACGCCTGGCCGGCCGTTCGCTGCTGATCCCGAATCCGCGCTTCACCCGGCGCGGCTTCCAGGCCTGGGTCTGGAACAACACCCGCGGCGCCGAGGACTTCGCCTACCGCCTCGCCAACGCCGGCTACGACATCGTGCTGGCGCCGGTCGGCAGCATGTACATGGACATGTCCTACAACCCGAATCCGGAAGAGCCGGGCGTGAACTGGAACGACTACATCGAACTCGACAAGGTGTACGACTTCATCCCCTTCGACATGCTGAAGAACGCCGGCGCGGCCGAGCGTATCGGCAAGGATGGCCTGACCGACTACGGCAAGCGCCGCGTGCGCGGCCTGGAAGCGACGCTGTTCAGCGAAACCGTCCGCGACCCGGCACGCATCGACTACCTGGTGATGCCGCGCCTGCTGGCGGTGGCGGAGCGGGCCTGGGCGCCCGATCCGGCCTGGGCCACCGAGCAGGACCCGCTCAGGGCGGCGGCGCTGCACCGCAAGGCCTGGTCCGGTTTCGTGAATGCGCTGGGCCAGCGGGTGCTGCCGCGCCTCGACCTGGAGCGGCCGGACCTGGCCTACCGCATCGCGCCGCCCGGCCTGATGCTGGACGGCGAGCAGGTCCTGGTCAACCACGTCCTGCCCGGCATGACGCTGCGCTACACCAGCGACGGCAGCGAGCC